One genomic window of Chitinophagaceae bacterium includes the following:
- a CDS encoding NAD kinase, producing MNVALYCRNIKTQDIPVLQEMLDQLAEKKIGVFIYKPFFESVWIDIKTRSGISTFETHEDIRDKVEYLFTLGGDGTLLDTVTFVRDYPILVMGINIGRLGFLADIGKEEISHAIHAITKGSYVTDQRTLLELESNKPLFGEVNYALNDVTIHKKDTSAMITIHAYINGELLNSYWADGLIIATPTGSTGYSLSCGGPIIMPTSENFVITPIAPHNLNVRPIVVSDTSVISFEIEGRFEQFYCTLDSRTEPIDNSTQIAVKKSAHKIGLVRLPDHHFLETLRKKLMWGADARK from the coding sequence ATGAACGTAGCACTCTATTGTCGAAATATAAAAACGCAGGATATTCCTGTGCTCCAGGAAATGCTGGACCAACTGGCAGAAAAAAAGATCGGTGTGTTTATTTACAAACCGTTCTTTGAGAGTGTTTGGATTGATATCAAAACCCGTTCTGGTATAAGCACTTTTGAAACGCATGAAGATATCCGCGACAAAGTAGAATACCTTTTCACATTAGGCGGTGATGGCACATTGCTTGACACGGTAACTTTTGTGCGTGATTATCCCATTTTGGTAATGGGTATTAATATAGGCCGACTTGGATTTCTTGCTGACATCGGGAAAGAAGAAATTAGTCATGCCATTCATGCGATCACAAAGGGTTCCTATGTAACAGATCAAAGAACGTTGCTTGAACTGGAATCCAATAAACCTTTATTTGGTGAGGTAAATTATGCATTGAATGATGTGACCATTCATAAGAAAGACACATCGGCCATGATCACCATTCATGCTTACATCAATGGGGAATTACTAAACTCTTATTGGGCCGACGGGTTGATTATTGCAACTCCGACCGGATCCACAGGATATTCGCTGAGCTGCGGCGGACCCATTATTATGCCTACTTCTGAAAATTTTGTCATTACACCAATTGCTCCTCATAACCTCAATGTGCGTCCGATTGTTGTGTCGGATACGAGTGTCATTTCGTTTGAAATTGAAGGCCGTTTTGAACAGTTTTACTGCACCCTCGATTCGAGAACAGAACCTATTGACAACTCTACTCAAATTGCAGTAAAGAAAAGCGCTCATAAGATCGGTCTTGTAAGGTTACCAGATCATCATTTCCTGGAAACACTTCGCAAGAAACTGATGTGGGGAGCGGACGCAAGAAAATAA